In Streptobacillus felis, the sequence ACATATGATTCATCTTTCTAACTCTATTAATAAATTTCTTGCTTGTGGTGACATTTCTAAAGGTTTCATTACACATAGATGTCATATGTGTAACTTCAAACATAATATGAAACTTACTTGTAAATCTAGATTATGTAATTCTTGTGGATATAATTACTCTATTAAATGGACTAACTCTATTCTTAATCAATTAATTAATATCCCTCATAGACATGTCCTTTTTACCATACCTAAACAATTTAGAAAATTCATAGCTTCTGATAGACATATT encodes:
- a CDS encoding transposase zinc-binding domain-containing protein, translating into MTSKIKFIFTNTILTNSLNSIKTYFNNQHMIHLSNSINKFLACGDISKGFITHRCHMCNFKHNMKLTCKSRLCNSCGYNYSIKWTNSILNQLINIPHRHVLFTIPKQFRKFIASDRHI